The genomic region tagacaggatctcactgagTTTCCCAGGTGGGCCTCAAATTTGTGAACTttttacctcagcctcccaaataactggtaTTAGAAGTGTGAACTACCACAGCTggcttgttttgagataggatctcactaagtttcctgcctaggttggcctcaaattgcaatccttctgtctatgcctcctgagcacctttataagttattttaaattctttatttggCAGAACATGCACCTGCATTTCTTAGGGTCAGTTTCAGAAGTTGTATTTGTTTGGTTAGACgttttccctttttattcatatgttatgTAATCTTTTGCTGGGATTTTGACATTAAGAAAAATAGACCATCTCTCCTGGTCTTTGGATACTGGCTCCCATGCAGGGGAAACCCTTCACCAATCAGCCTGGCTAGAGTTTAGAGTTTCTAGGATCAATTTGATCTTTTGCATTCATGTCATCTGCCTGCCAGTTCTAACATGTCCCCAGGCTAATCTTTGTTTACAGAAATTTCTAAATTATACTGCCATTCCCATCAGCACCCTGAGGTAGGCAAGAGATAAAGAAGTCATttggctgttcctcaagtgagcCAGAATGCTGAATGCATGGCCCATCTTTCATTCCCATCCTGATTGGGGAGTCCCACTGTGTGGGACATCATACTGTGCTTTGTTCCATGGGGCGGGGCACAGATGAGTGTAAAATGCTGTTTAGTTTTCCCTTCAATGGGGTATTGTCTTGGTTTGACATTGTCTAGGTGCTATAGATTTTCAGTTGTTCTCTAGAGCTTTCACAAAAGTATAGGTATACTGGTTCATACATTGTTAACTAGGTTAACAATTCATTGCTTTTAGAGCAAGTGCTTAAAACTTCCTAGATGACTATCATCCTGACACTACTTCCTCTTTTCAGCAGTTTCAAAGTAATGCTGCCCATCCCTTCAGCACTCCAAgtcaggcaagaagaaagaaatgcccCAGGCAACTCTTGGACATGCTAAAATGTGGGATTCACTAATTAGTCTTTTGTTTCCCTCCTCAGAGAGTATCATCAGTGTGTGAAACTTCCTCTCAGTTTCACTGCATGAGGTTGGATAGGGAGAGGGACACAGGTGATGTGCAAACCATCTGAATTTTCATATCACTTTTGCTGAAATCCTCTCTTGGCTTTATGATAGTCTGGGTGTTTTAGCTTACAAAGTAGATTCTAGAGTTCTGACAGAAGTATTCTGATccacatatattttttaacttagtGTTTCTGTGGGAGAAAGGGGGTGTTGAGCCCCCATCATGTAGATACATGCTATTATGTAGATATCTCTGCTTCATTATTGTTTTATGTGAGTTAACACTAGTTAAGTCTCTGAAATGGTTTAACAATACTCATTTCTATTGCCATATATAATGATCTGTAGTTCAATAGAATCACTTTTTCCAATGACCATTTTTACACAATGTAGGTTTATAAgatgatattttaattatttaaaaatcatttacatgGAGAATAGCAAAACAGAAGTCCTGACTACCCTCCACCATACCTTCTCCTATGGTAATATCTCACACAATTATAGTACattatcaaaatcaggaaattaacatCAGCACAATACTTAGCTGGAATATCAGCCTAAATCATATTTTACCACTTTCTGCATCCATGgagtgtatgtatgtacatgcatatgtgTGGTTCTGTACAATTCATTACATGTATAGATCATATACCATCATCATGGTCAAAATATGGCTCCCccattataaacattttcttcatgGTTCTCCTTTATATGAACAACCATCCTTTCCTTCCCCAACCATTTATCTGTTCTCCATTGCTGTATATTTTGAGAATATTATATACATGAGATTATGCAGTACATAACCACTTGAAATAGCTATTTTTTCATTCAGTAAAATATCCTTAGTAGTCATTCAAGTGTTCTTTGTATCATCTTGCTAGTCAGTGTGGTGAATTGTTCTGGCTGATATTTGGTTATTACTATACTAACTCTGCATTGCCAGGAGAGATCACATTCAGTAGCCACTCAATGTGCTTGAATAGATTGATTGTTCTTGAATAGAtggccttctttctttcctctttcttccttccttccttccttccttctttccttccttccttcgttcttcctcccctctccccctccttccctcctcatacttcctctttccttccctgggCTATgtgactcaggctggcctcaaacttaactattctcttgcctcagccctccaggtgctgggactacagatgtgattCACCATATCTGGCAAATATGTTGTGACATATATctgctaaaattttatttaggaaTGTTGTATCAATGCTAATGACAGACATAAAcctgtagttttgttttcttttcttataatgtgCTTGGCTGTTTTTGGTTTGAGTAATGTGGCTCTTATAGAATAAGTTAGAAAGTGTTCAACACTCTtctctgttcaattttttttggtggcactttcAAGggggtgctctacctcttgaaccatactTCAAGTCCACCTCTTTTCAATTATTTGGCCTCACAAATATAGATTATTAATACCTATTCCATGGGTTATCTGAAGTATGGAGAATTGAATTAATGTGGAAAATAAAGGTCATATtgggaaaaatgtaatttaagaaCACATCATTAGCAAACAATATGCAATTGACAAAATGCAAGCTCTATTCACATTTGTTTACTCTTTATGCTTCATTATGACTTTTGAGGTGTGAATCACTGTCTCCAACTAATAAGCAAGGAGCATGAGAGGTTGTGACTCATCCAAGATCTCTTGTCTGAATGGAATTTTCACAAACTCAATCCATCTTCCCTCTATACCTCATGACAGCTATTATCCCTGACTCTCACATGGATGAGATAGTCACCTCTTACCTAAAACCCATTTCTGCTGGCTGTGTAGGGTTTTGGGTCTGAGAAAGAAAGTTTGTACCTAAAAAAAGCTTTGAATGTGATTCTTTCTCGGCGTCTCCCTGCAGATGAAGGACAGGGACACTTAGGGCTTTCTTTTCTATGTGGGAGGGCGtagagatatttttttaaaaacagccttCTTTCTCTGTAACACTGAACAGATGAAAATGGGAGTCACATTTTCCTCATCAGATGGACTATGCTCTATGAAGGGTCTCAGTAATCCTTCAAACTGATATGTAAGAGTATAAATAAGGGTGTGATCATCTGTATTAAAGAACGATAGGGTCCCAGCATTATAATTCAGAAAGATACCCAGTCGTGTGGGGTTGGTTGTTAAGGAGAAGTGGATTCTATTGGGATTGtttacaaaatacaaattttctgtctcttgtccaAGGACCCAGTACCCACTGATTGGAGACAAAGTCACATCCTTCTTCCTATCTACATCATCCCTGCACACTCCCACATGCCAACTTCTGTTGCATCCTATATCTACTTCCCAGTAATGTCTCCCTTCCTTGAAACCCTGAGAAGCCACCACACATTTTGTTATGAATCTCTTCTCTGAGAAGGCCACTTCTTGGGGAGCATTCCTGTAGGTCACAGTTTTCAGATCAGAAATGGAGAGCTGAGGGTGAGCCATGTCTGGGTCCAGAGTTACCTTCACTAGTCACATTaggggaaaaataaagaacatatgtTACTGTGGGGTAGGGGAACTTGAATTAGGCCCTGAGGTCACCCAGTATACACACCTACTCAAGTTGGGATTAGGGGAGGTCTTAGAAACAATATCAGTTGAACATTGCCCTTCCAGACCCATGTCTCATCTTTAGTACTGACTGGGGACTCATTGACACTTGAGGTCATGAACCCCTTTGTATCATCCTGCCCCTATCATGGTCCCGTCATGTAAGTTCATATTTGATTTTGTGGTATCTTAAATAACTCTATCATCCAAGTTTCTCCTATCTATCAATTCTTGTCCAAATCCACTTATGTCTCTATCAGCTCAGTCCCCTGACCAATCAGTAGTATTCTCGATGTTCTGGAATTTTTTATTTGAGCCCCCCTCTCcatgctttcattttaaatttgggCTGAGAAGTGTGTTAGGTAGATGCTCCCTGATGTGAATCACAGAT from Castor canadensis chromosome 16, mCasCan1.hap1v2, whole genome shotgun sequence harbors:
- the LOC141417943 gene encoding butyrophilin-like protein 3; translation: MLGKCLPLTYIPNPKIVQKQESLFSIYQDIFYGCDERDCHHRDDKWTNGMEQRQNTCKCKQKLDADDMTLWKLEDELEFEKILRLAVKVTLDPDMAHPQLSISDLKTVTYRNAPQEVAFSEKRFITKCVVASQGFKEGRHYWEVDIGCNRSWHVGVCRDDVDRKKDVTLSPISGYWVLGQETENLYFVNNPNRIHFSLTTNPTRLGIFLNYNAGTLSFFNTDDHTLIYTLTYQFEGLLRPFIEHSPSDEENVTPIFICSVLQRKKAVFKKISLRPPT